attcatctATATGTTTCTCATGTCACTTTTGAGTTGAACACCACTCCTGCTATGAAATACAATTGGTCTAAACTGTTTTGGATCTTTAGATTGGATTACAGAAAATACATTCAACTAAATCATGTCTCTGGCAGCTAGACAAATGATTCTGGAATTTCTTCAAACATCACATAGACAATTATCATTGCCACAGACAAGAAGCTTGGTGAATTTGCCCTCAGTCTCACAGTTAGGTACATGaagttttctcatttaatatataaaaatatgtatatatatatatatatatatatatatatatatatgtatgtataaactatatattATGTTCTAAAATAAGATTCAAGGGTCCCAGCCATAATTAAAATGTTAACAATTCATAGtgttgtcattattattcttttgggGGTTGAACACATTAGAATGCTTTATCATGCTATATTTAACTGAGTATTTCTATTCTCCTAAAGTCAGAGATCAGAGACAATTCCAAGAAGATAAAAAACCCTTCTTCACATTGGTCCCTGTCacgttttttttaggtttttgcaaggcaaatggggttaagtggcttgcccaaggccacacagctaggcaattattaagtgtctctgagaccagatttgaacccaggtactccttactccatgGCCAGtgtttatccactacgccacctagccatgccCCTGTCACTTTTAAAGGTGAAAAAGGTATTATTTTGTAAAACACCTGTCATGTTTCaagaactgtgctaagtacttgaCATATATTATCTGAATTGATCCTTTCAATAAACCTGTgaatggtatttttatttttctcattttacagttaaggaaactgaggcagacaaatcTAAAGTGACATGCTAGTTACTTGTGTATGTATGATATGGGCTGGGGTACTATGTAAGCTATTTGCCATGTGAACTTACTCTGTAACTCCATAGCTTCCCCATAGCAGTTTTTACTTCTGCATTCCTCAATGTATAGATCAAGGGGTTGAGCAAAGGAGTTCCAATAGTATAAAACACAGACACCATCTTATCCACAGGGAATGTGATTGGAGGTCGAGTATATATAAAGATACAAGGGACATAAAATATAATGACCACAATTATGTGGGAGGTACAAGTGGATAAGGCTTTACGCCTCCCTTCTGCactatgatttcttaaagaataaaggATTATAGTATAGGAGGTCATTAGAATTGCAAAGGTCACCATGCATACAGCCCCACTACTAAAAATAACCAATATGCTTATGACATATGTATCAGTGCAGGCCAATTTCAACAAAGGCTCCAAGTCACAACAATAGTGATCAATCACATTTGGACCACAGAATGGTAACCTCAATACAAGGAAGACCTGGGTGTTTGCATGTAGAAAAGACACCACACAGGCCGATATTACTAAAATTTCACACACCTTTGGGTTCATGATGACTGTGTAGTGCAAAGGTTTACAGATGGCCACATAACGATCACAAGCCATGAGGATAAGGATCAAGACTTCCATGCATCCAAAGAAATGTATTGCAAAGACTTGCATCATGCACTCATCAAAAGAAACAGTCTGTTTGTTAGACAGGTTGTCAACAATCAATTTGGGTGCTGTGGCACTAGAGAAACAGAAGTCTGCAAAAGATAAATAGGTCAGAAAGAAATACATGGGGGAACCAAGTGTGGGACTGATTTTGATGgttaaaatgatgagcaggtttcCAAACATAGTTGCTGtatagaaaagcaagaaaatcacaaatactATCTTCTTTTTCACTGGATCTTGTGTCAGTCCAAGAAGAATGAATTCAGTCAcgttgtttttcatttctttgacttcAATGAAAATGAGAATGTTATAAATGAGAAGTAATCATTGCATAAATGGAAGAAAGTAGCAGAAGGAAAGCAGACAAAAGGACTCTATGTTGCACATTGTCTATTCTCAAGTATTTCAATGTACCTATTGTATTTGTATCCTAAAAAATATTTCTGGGAATAATACTAAGAATACACACACTTCTCAGAATCTTTTACAATTCACCCTTCACTTCTCTTATTCTTGTTTATGAAacaataagttttattttataaaaagacaGATAATGACCCACTCATTGTTGAAGATAATGCTTGATGAAAATTGAAATTCTccttgattatttcctatttccctTCTAGAGCCAATCTTATATTTGTGTTATTTGCAGTATTTCACAGGTTTAATTATGAAGGTTGCCCTTTCACCAAATTtatattcatctctctctctctctctctctctctctctctctctctctctctctctctcgatctaACATCTACATATCTGCATATTTATgtaggggagctaggtggtagagtCCATAGTTCTCAGACCTTGGATTAAGGAAGACAAGATTTAGAATTCATCCTCTGACccttgacacttactggctgtgtgaccttgtgcaagtcacttaaccctgattgcctcacgtCCAGGGCCACCTCTAgttatcctaattcatatctggccactggacccagtgggctctgaaggagaaattaggactggtgacttagcacagctctcctcattcaaatccaattcatgtgattttcatgacactatctcccctgatgtcatggtcttatttgggaatgaaggacaaatatagatagatagatagatgatagatagatggatagatagttaTCTCTTCATATTTTGTAGTCATCATTTATTCTTCTGATCTATGGAATAAATTGGGAAAGTCCCTCTTTCTATATAACAGTTCACTGCTTCAATATGTTGTTATGTCCACCTCAActctttaaattttaatgaaagtAATTCCTCATCATTTAAATCATAAAATAGAACATGGAATGCAGTATGCACACATCTTTCATTATCAGTCTATGGACATCTTATAgctttttaatattctttctataataaAGTCTAATTTGATTGAATAGACTCCAGATATGGTTCAACATGGTGAACACAGTGTGATTATTAAAATCCCTATAATTCAGCAAATGTTTCAGTGTGCCTATggacatacatgtatgtgtagcAAATTCTGTAAAAGTATACATCCATGAATTTGTGTATAGGGCTATATTCGCAGTTTAACTCATTTGTAATATGTGACCATAGTCATTTAATTATCTTTCACTGTAATGACCATACCAAAATAGGAAATAAGAATAGTTTCATGAGAATTGATTTTACTAAAATTCATTGTTTCTTGTTTATTAATACTTGTTCTGAGAATGATCCTAAATCATCCTTCTAcaaaaaaatttgtaaatataCTCCATGAAATCAAGTCAATTTCATTGGTTTAATTTCAATAGACTATTTCTttaccttttaaaagaaattatgctTTATTTCATCTTAAAGGcaagaaaataatgttttctctttattaagaaggaaaattaaTCAGTTTCATAAATCTGTATATGGAACTGACtgttcagaatatctcattcaatTTCTTTAGTTTATAGGTGAATATattaaatatcaagaaaatttagATGACTTTTTCACTGTTTTTAGGTAGTAAGTGAAAGAATCGAGATTCATTCTTTAGTTTCTCACTCTAAATTTGACTATTTTAGCAATTTGCTATTCTGTTTTGCAAATAAATCACCAATTTCAGTTCATAAGTGGCAAATTAACAGACAGCTTTTCAGTGAAGAATTCAGAGCAATTTATTGTCTTatgagaaaatgctctaaataattgttgattagaagaatgcaaattaaaacgaATGAGATGTAATTTTTTACATACCAGTTTGcctaaaatgaatgaaagagaaagtaACAAATATTAGATGGAaagtggaaaaattaaaatattagttcATCTTttgtggatttgtgaactgattcaaatattttgaagaaaaaatatgaaataatgcccaaataattattaaaatattttactgattGATCCTTCAATACTTACATGatatatttccaaagatgattaaggtaaagaaaatggatttttttctaaaatgtttgcAGCAGCTCTCTTAATTGgtggaaaaaatttagaaattgcaGTATGCTCGATTGTTAAATGGCTGAAAAATTTGAGTTATTTAATTGAGATGGACTGTTAcattgctataagaaatgatgaacttcattggtcttaaaaacaaaacatagataAGAGTGCATGAAATAAGGAATAGGAAAAGGAGCAGAATAACGAGAATAATGTGTAAAATAAGATCAATATTCTTTTATGAATGACTTTAGGAGAATCAGTCGTTTTATTCTATTATAAATGCACAAATTAACCATGAAGAACATATAGAAGTGATATCTGCCTATAGATaaggattaaaaaattaaaataatattgtaaagttatttatatatgcatgtatacagatagacacatatgtgtgtgtgtgcgtgtgcttttatctgtgtatgtatggcagttggggaggggagggaagaaagaaaaatagatgagaATTTAAAAGGACTAGCAAGTTTTACATAATAGAATTGTTTCAAgagcaattattttttattatactgtgaTATGATGTGCCTATCTTACttcaatcatttaaaaagtacatttaaataatattatgcCATTTAATGAATTGAGAATGATTACATCATTTACCGtttctaaaaaaatgataatactcaCACTGATCAGATGTATTGGCTATCACTGATATTGAAGATGTTGGGTAAACACTGTTATTAAGGAGACGATATCAATATTTTATGACATCAAATTACAGGAAGAACTCGGTGGTGCTAGATAGAACGGTGATTGAATACCAGGCTTGATGTCAGTTAGagtcatcttcttgagttcaaatcttatctcagacactgaATTTCTGTGTTACCCTAGTCATGTCCTTTAATTCTGTTTCcatcagtttttcatctgtaaaaataacctggaaaaggaatgacaaaccactccattttctctgccaagaaaatttttcatattgTCACTGAGTCAaacataaataaatcaaaaaatgaaaacaacaaatacaaatcagaaattccacatttttcctccatttccaaATGAGTTTGTGATACTTAATGGCAAATAAGACCAAAAATTGAAATTACAAAGTTTCACTCTTTTTCTATCCTTACTCGTTTAGATGATGTATGTGTTTTTgagtataaatattataaaattacagACAAAATATACATACTATGAGAAGAAAAAGGTAAGGAATGTtattaggaaaggaaaaattgtGGTGCCCATCATTAAAATACTTTCTGAAAGTAAAGTAAAAGTGACCTAGTCAGGAGAAATGTAGATACATGCTAAATATCTTGTATAACATAAACATGATATGACTCCCTAAagtttttgtgcttttttcccccaagtgAAACCAACAATTTAGCCCAAACAACCTTGAATTTTTATCCAGAGAAACAATCTCATGATTACTATGATGACATATCTGCAGAAAGTAGCATCAGGCTCTGATTTTTCCTTACATAAATGATTGAGATAAGGTTCAATTTAAAGTGATTGTTCCTGTGCCTAAATTCTATTGAACCAAAACTTTGCAGTTCAAGATAGTCACACTTCTAAATTAGCACCCCAACACTAGGCTTCAAACACGTTCCATCTGCTGCATTGCATAGGATCAGTGATTTTCACACACTTAAATCATAAATGACTTAAATTCCTTGCAATACCTTTCTGACAGGAGAAAACTGGACTATTTTCATTGCTTTACTGATTCCCATGCTTCCCAAGGTTTTGTCATATAATGCAAATCTTACTTCATTCAAGCTAATGTATGATGTGCTGTCATGGAACTTTTTTAATACTATGTTGTATTGGGTATGAATTATACACTTCAAACTTGGTAAATAAAAAAACCacaataattaatataataataataataatgataataatataaataatttttaaaatgagagcaaAAAAggtataagagaagaaaaagaacaagaacgtgaagaaggaggaagggggaggaggaggaaaatcaGAGTGTTTGTGAATGGGGTAATTTGTTACATTGGCAAACTGTCTTTctgtccatttctttctccattttctctttctccatgttGTACTTCAATTATCAAACTAtgaagatctttttaaaaaagaaaataaaaatcagaccATTTAAATAATTTGTGTCTATTTTCAGAATCATGATTTTAACTGCATTGTAATAAAATGCTGAAAACTGCAAAGAATgttaatgatattgaataatagctaataaaacactgaaaaatatttataaatgagtGGTTAATAAAAAAGGAATCAGAGGAAAATCTTATCCAAGTAATAGGATACAAAAAGTTGGGGAGAGTCATAAAATGTCAGATCATATTGAaaaattcataatatattttaaacagaGAACCATTCCTTCATATAATTCATTTGGTTATATTCAGGGTATCCTTCTTCCTGAAAGAAGGGAAACCTAAGTGTCACTTGATGCCTAATTTGAATTAAGTTTAGTTTCCTCCTTTCAGTAAATCAAAAATTATCTGTCTCATTaggaaaaatagttttgttttttttttttctagaataaaCAAATGGGAAAGTTTAAGAGGTTCATTGctttatcagtaaaataatcAGAAACATTTTACCTTCTAGTTCTCAAAATTTTACCGGGATAAAGGGGGCAGCATGAGTTGAAGTATCTACTTATTCATGAGTTCCATTACTCCGTCAAATGTTCTGCTCTCTGGCCAAAAGGCGAATATTACTCTATAACATTCAGATTTTTATAACAATATAATGAAAGTTTATGAACCCAGAAGACTATATCTGAGTCTCCAGGGTATTAATGTAACTTATCAGAAGTTCACCTCATGCTTGTCAAATCAATAGCAATATCTGTGGTCTATTAGTGTGAGTTGGCCCCAGAACCTGGCCATGACTCATTTGGGAATAAGAGAATGgaacctttcatttatttttctttcttttcttaagagTGGAAAATCATTTGACATCATTGTTacatagagaaaaggaaaataaatagaatggTGGAAAGCTGCCAATGCCAGAGTCTTTTCTCCAAGTAACATTATAGGAGTTCCAAGATAAGTTTAATTATTCTTCACTGAAAcaatctattaatttttttaaaaaaatagagaataatgAAGAATACTTCAAATTAGTCTTTAAAAATTTCCATCAGCCAGAGTGTTAACTTTCAGAGCAATTACTTCTATTCTCTAGATATGAAATAGGAATACACAAATTCATGctgtgaaaataaagaaagggatGAATTTTTATGTGCTGTGATTTTATCTATCTGTTCCTAAGTATGCTTATGTAATGattattagaggaaaaaataatatttttaagtcacaGAGTTGATAGCATTCATATCTAATTCCATGAACTGAAAGAATAGCCTCTTGGTCTCAAAGTCTtaccaaataagaaaattgacTACACAGGcaaatcacatttatttatttatttatttgcacattactaaatattcttgttgtaagaataaacataatcccccctctcctcgcaaaaattgaaaaaaacttcacgagaaataaaagaaagatagagaaaaaaatgtacttctctctgtgttcagataccatcagctctgtctctggggtggatcctACTCTTcatcttaagtccatcagagaagttacttacatatttttctacagttgctgttgctgattgtaattccctccatccattcctctccctACCAttcattaaattttctctctcctttcactctgtccctcttcacaAATGTGCAGTTGGGCAGCTGAGTGatgtggtggacagagcacctgccaAGAGGCCTCACATCTATATCCAACCCCGGGGCCCCAGCAACCACCCACTCCCTTGGTCTCAGACAGGTCACCTAATCCCACCACATAACAAAacgaaaaaataaaatgtgttatatctgaacatcCTCTCGCATGATCTATCTTCTTATCTGTCACCTACATTCTGCCTACCCTACCACTGtgccctttctctcctttttcttctacatttctataccctattaagtatgtatattGTTACCTCTCAGtgtcatttcttttgttattaattgtttttaatttttgattaatgtatttacacattactaagaTATTCTTAAGAATAAAAACCTCACGAGATATAaagtaacagaaaaagaaaaaaatttgtttcagtctgtgttctgacaccatcagctctgtattgggtggatcactttcattatcataagtccatcatagaagttacttacatatttttccacagttgctgttccTGActgcaattccctccatccattcctccccactgccatctattatttttcctctctcctttcactctgtccctcttcaaaaatatgcCATAGGGCAGCAAAATGGAGCAGTGGACTGAGTACTGACCCTGGGatcaggaggccccaagcctatatCCTACCCCAGAGACAGGAAACATCCAGCCCTGTGGCCCGGACAGAAGACCCAATCCCAGCATCTTGCAGGTTTATCTGACTCTCCTCTTCTGTGATcaaccctctcctctatcacccatatctCCCCCCTCACCTTGCCCtgtccctcttttctccttttccttctacaCATCTAAActttattgaatgtgtatgctgtttcctctctgagccatttctgatgagaatttcCCCTCACCTCCGCCCTTCCATACTATttcaaaagctacatgaaatataatTTGTATGAAATATCGTAGCCTATTCCTCctattcctttctcttactcccgttacatttcccttttacccattgactccgtttttacaatatatattcaaaatcagTTCTCTGCTAtgcctcatttataaaacctccttctacctgctctattaaatgaggaggttcatatgagtattatcagtatctttccatgcaggaatatatgcagtttatcaacattaagtcccttataatttacccttttccactctttctatgcttcacctgagtcctggacttgaaggtcaaactttctgttcagcaattgtcatttcaacaggaacatttgaaaatcccctgtttcaaGCCAATTGCCAATtgtcaaatggtaaaaggatatgcaaaggcaagttacagttgaggaaatcaaagtgatccatagtcatatgaaaaaatgctttaaatcactatttattatagaaatgcaaattaaagcatctctgggacacttatgcattgctggtggagctgtgaactcatccaacattttatgcaaagcaatttgaaattatgcccaaaaggcaacaaaaatatacccttttatctagcaataccactactggatctataccctgaagagattatgaaaaagggttaaaacatcacttgtacaaagattattcatagcagtcctgtttgttaCAGCAgacaattggaaattaagtgaatgcctttcaattggggaatggcttaacaaactgtggcatatgtatgtcatagaatgctatggttctattagaaaccagtagggatgggaattccaggaagcctggaagtatttgcatgaacttatgtgTAGCAAGATGAacggaaccagaaaaacattgtccaccttaacagcaacatgggggtggtgatcaaccatgatatatttgatcattccatcagtgtaacaattagggacaatttggggctatctgtgatagagaataccatctgtatcaagagaaagaattgtgtagtttgaacaaagaccaaaaattattaccttcaatttaggaaataaaaaaatgttatcttaatattatttaattttgatatctctcatactttatttttcttcattaagaacatgatttctctcttatcacagtCAACTCAGAACAATGTAGacaatagaaacaatgtaaagattaacagactgccttctgtgggggggaaggagggaagcaaaaatagggaaaaatacaaaactcaaaataagtgaaatctttttttaattaaaaagaaaagggagttcTGGCCAagttggcagagagaagacaagcactgtgTTCCCCTCAAAAATTGCAGAAATTCAATTGActaaacccagaaagagaagctaggagaagaatatctaccaacaagatctgtttcaggggaccatgggtgaactgggggATGAGAACAGAGGGCCAGGTCTGGGACAGCAACCAGGGGAAAGCCAGAGGTCTGACCTGAGTCACAGAGACTTTTGTGAGTGGTGGGTGTGGAAAAACAACTTTAGCTGCTGAATCTTTGGTCAAGGGGAGAGGAGccatgggagggtgagttccagcacactGAGTTCCAGAGCATGCTTGGAGAACATCAGCTGCgcaagggacctgagctccatattttCAGTGGAGCCCTCTTGGGTGAACAAATGGAAAtgccccacccccagcccctcaGGCTTAGGTGTGGGTAACAGAGTACACTCatctgaaagggagattaactcccttcCTTAGGGCTCAGTCAAGGTTAACACAGACCCTGCTGGTGAAGAACACAaaaaactccaaagaaagcaGCCAGCACATCCTACTGGGAAGCATTTGGatttactaagccaagtgaacacaGTCTCTTGGATCTTGAAAAACcaacctccccaccccccaaaaaaaagatcttaggaagatgaagaaaggccagcaaaagGGGGcacatggagaaatatttagaaggaaTAGATTCAAACCCAAAGAGAGCTAATTCTCCTGAGTAGAATATAAATTGGACTCCAGCCCAGAataacttccttgaagaaatcaggaaggagtttaaaaagcaatagcaaaatttggaaaagaaactcaagagaaaagtaacacactgtaagagaaaattaacaccttgcaacaagaaaacaaatcctaggAAAATACAAtatgagaaatacaaaatgaaaataattctcacaTATTCACAATTcggcaaatgcaaaaaataattcactcaaatcctcaattgggaaaatgcaaaaacaaaatgattctctcaaaactatacttgggTAAATGGGaaactacttcaaaaatagattcaatgaagtagaaaaggagtttcaaaagataaaagaagaagaCTCTTCTCTAAATGAAAtcagtagaaactaatgacttcatgagacaacaagattctgttaaatgaaaccaaaagatcaaaaaaaaccagaagaaaatgtaaaaaacctCATAAgcagaaaatagatcaagaaagaacaacctgagaattataggctgTCCTGTAAATAATGAACGGGATAAAAGCTTGGACTGATTATTAGGATGCAGTGatgcaaaattgccctgatatcatggaaccagagggcaaaatagttattgaaagaatacatcaatcccctccagaaagaaatcctaaaatgaaaacaccaaggaatgttgtagccaaattccagaactatcagatataagagaaaattcagcaagcagccaaaaagaaacaatttaaatatcaagggtCCATAGTACGAATTAGGTAGGACCTCGCTTCATCAACACTGAGGGgccaaagggcctggaatgagatattctgaagtgCAAGGGAGGTTGtaatgcagctaagaatccactatctggcaaaggtGAACCTTCCCTTCCagcagaaaagatggacatttaaagaaatgggagaCTTACTAtatttcctgatggaaagaccaaAGCTAACtagaaaatgtggacatcaaacaggaggttcaagagacacatgaaaaggtaaaaaaaaaaagtaaagcaaaaaaacCGTATTATATactaagatgaaactggctatatccccacctgggtgaaagaaaataatagctcTCAagtattgtaactctattagagagaatatacttagacagaagtgatagacacaaacataattatttaaaaaaaacaatacctgCTTCAAAGGGGAGCACAATAAGAAGACAGGAGGAAGGTAGAGATTGAATGGAGgtaaatttcattatattaagaggtacactttgggcggagccaagatggtgacatgaagggatcaagtcttaggagctctctgataaaaactcataaactacgGACTCTAaataaactttcgagagacagaacccacaaagggacccaggaaggcagttttcctactcaaggtaacctggaaaagagaagaaaggctctgctccccggggttggaggggcagcccggaagaggggtagcccgccagagccaaagaacttcagcctcccggaggaagccccagggcactgggagcctcagctcacaggagcgggggagtctcctgagctgcaccccagggatcaccgggcacaaagtgggggaatatcaggggacctctgccagagcgagcacatggagcccagccctcagggtacacagccagcagcctggtctttctgcagcctagacctggacacagaagcaggtggagccagtaagcaggagcccccagggcatgagcccattgagctgagggaggggagtgaagagagagagagagagactgcagagctctgtcctctgccactggaacaagactctggagctctgaccacattcagatcctgatcctagtctaggcccccctatagaacagcagggcccccccccacctcagccccgtggcagagggggggcgcttatggtcattcacagaccaggagggaggac
The Macrotis lagotis isolate mMagLag1 chromosome 3, bilby.v1.9.chrom.fasta, whole genome shotgun sequence genome window above contains:
- the LOC141517026 gene encoding olfactory receptor 4C11-like, encoding MKNNVTEFILLGLTQDPVKKKIVFVIFLLFYTATMFGNLLIILTIKISPTLGSPMYFFLTYLSFADFCFSSATAPKLIVDNLSNKQTVSFDECMMQVFAIHFFGCMEVLILILMACDRYVAICKPLHYTVIMNPKVCEILVISACVVSFLHANTQVFLVLRLPFCGPNVIDHYCCDLEPLLKLACTDTYVISILVIFSSGAVCMVTFAILMTSYTIILYSLRNHSAEGRRKALSTCTSHIIVVIIFYVPCIFIYTRPPITFPVDKMVSVFYTIGTPLLNPLIYTLRNAEVKTAMGKLWSYRVSSHGK